The Labilibaculum sp. sequence ATGAGGATCTTACAGTGGCAGTTCAGGAAATCATCACTAAAACCGGAGCTGCTTCTATCAAAGACATGGGAAAAGTAATGGGATTAGCTTCCAAAGAATTAACCGGTAAAGCCGATGGAAAAGCCATTGCTGATAAAGTTAAAGAGCTGTTGTCCTAGCTTTCAACAAGGAATTCAAGAGATGTTGCATTTGCAGCATCTCTTTTTTTATGCGCTGAATTTAACGCACAAAAAAAGCGGGATGATAAATGATCATCCCTCTTTTTAATGAGTTTTACTCTCTAATAAAACTTGTATCTTTTATCAATCACATTTGCATTGTCTTTCAATGCCTGAAATGCCTGATAGTTTGTTCTGTATTGATATCCTTGCTCTAATCTTGATTTAAAAGCCTGCACTGTAACGTCAGAAACTTCATCGCTGTTTTCGTTAGTAATAACAAGCATATAAACGCCTTGGTTACCTTTTACCGGAGATGAAATTTTACCTTTCTCCAGCATTGAAGCTGTACTTATTACTTTAGGCTCAATTCCTGCACCTGGAATCTGGAACGATTGGAAGCTAATGCCTGTTGCAGTTTTAACCTCTAAGTTTTCCTTTTGTGCCACAGAAAGCAAACTTTGAGCACCGGCACTGCTCTTTGTCATCTCATCGATAATTAGTTCAGCTTTTTTATCTTTTCTGATTTCTCTCTTAATTTCAGAAACTTTTTCTTGAATGGATGCAATTCCTTCTTCTTTGATATCCGAAAGGATAGCAACAACAAACTTGTTTCCAAATTCGAAAACTGCAGAATTATCATTATTCAACAAAATACTCTCCATATCATCAGTGTTGTAAGCAGCTCGAACAAGATCTCTTGAATTTTCCAGTCCAGGGATCAATTTCGTTTCTCTTTTAAGATTTGCTGTTCTACGACTTACCCCTTCAGCAGTAATTGCTTTCTCGAATGCATCTTTGTCAAGATTGTTTCCTGCAAATGTACGGGCTTTAGCATAAGCTGCCTGAATTGTTTTCTGACTGGCTTCAACTTTACGGTCAACAATAGCAAGTTGAACTTTTTTCACTGGCTTACTCATATTGGTAACCTGAATAACATGAGCTCCAAATTGAGTTAGAACAACTTTTACTTCATTATTTTTTGAAGAGAAAGCCGCATCGTTAAATGGCTGAACCATTTTTCCTTGAGTAAACCATCCCAAGTCACCACCATTAACAGCAGAACCTTGATCTGATGAATTTTCTTTTGCTAAAACAGCAAACTCAGCTCCTTTAGCAAGTAAAGCTTTCAAACTGTCAGCTTTTGCTTCAGCACTTTTAAAATCACCATTAACAGGACGAATTAGAATGTGACGGGCTTTTACTGAATCAGGAAGCATTTTTACTTCATTCAGCTTTGCCATTTTATACATTTCGTTTTCGAAGTAAGGGCCAAATACATCACCTTTATTTGCAGAGAACGCGAATGCGTTAAGATCAGCATTGGTAATTTCGTCTTGCTTGAAAAAGTAGGCGTTAAAATCGCTGTCGCCATTCAATTCTACAAACTGAACGTTATTGTTTTCATTTGTAAAGTCTTCTTTTAAGTCAGTAACCCATTTTTCAGTTGCTTTGTAATCTTCGGTAGAAGGCTCAACGTCAAATGATACGTATTCAATCTTTCTTGATTCTGTTTGTTTGAACAGATCTTCGTGCTTACTGTAGTAATCTCTGATTTCAGATTCACTTACATTAATAGTACTGTCAGGAATTAGATTGTAACTTTTCACGATGTAATTGAAATCTACTTTTTTACTTCCTTTCATTGCCATGTCTTTAACCAATACATTTGGCATGTAAAGACCTTTTTGAACTAAGGTGTTGTACTTAGCAAGATTTCTTTGCGTGATAATTGATTCTTCGATGTTTAACCAGTAAGCTTTTTGAGGAGTTCCGTTAGGAGCGGCAATTAATTGCTTAAGAGTTGCAACAACTTGATCTTTATCAACCAATCCGTTTTCGTTCTGAAATAACTGACGAATAGCAGGATCAATATTTCGACCTTGAACCATATCGAATAATTCCTCAGAAGAAATAGAAATTCCCAACTCATCATACTCGCGGTTCATTACAAATTCCTGAACCATCTGTTGCCAAACCTGCTCTCTTAAACGCTCAATCTGTTCCGATGGAATTGAGTTCTGTCCGGACATGAGTTTGTTGATCTCAAGACTATGATTGAATCGGTTTTGGAAATCACGAATGTTTACTGATTCCCCTGCAATTTCTGCCATCTCATTTCGTGAGTTTGCTAATAACGAACCACCCGATTTTAGAGCATCTCCAGCAATAAATGCAAGAAGAGCACCACCAATAATGATTCCTATAAAAACACCACGATTTCTTATTTTTTGTAATGTTGCCATCGAAAAAGATTTAAATATTCTTAATTAGGCTACGAATATACAAAAAAATGGGAAATGATCACTTTTTATTGCAATTGGATTACTTGCTTTTATAGTAAAATAAAAAGAGACTTGGCAGTAGTTATTTCTATCGGGAATAATATTGACCTTATCCTATTTCCAATTGCAGATGCGGGTATGTCAGGATATTTATTTTGAATATAAATAAAGCTGATTTTAATGAGGATAAAAGATTGGGAATGAAGGATATTTTATAGAATTGTTAAGCGTATTTTAATAACGCGGGTATTGCTTACTTCCAGAATTTTAAAACTGAAATTTTCAATACGAATCGTTTCATTATACGCGGGAATACTTTCGTGCGTAAAAATGAGAAAGCCGTTTAAGGTTTCAAAGTCTTCTGATACTGGAAGGTTAAGTTCATATTTATCATTTAGATAGTCTATTTCCAAACGGCCGGCGAAAATGTATTCTTTATCCGAAATTTTCTGTTCTTCTAAATCTACATCATCATGTTCATCTTCAATTTCGCCAAATATCTCTTCCATAATATCTTCAATGGTAACCATTCCCGCTGTTCCACCAAACTCATCAACCACTACGGCAACACTTTTATGTTCGCGTGTAAAAAGATTTAGTAATTTATGTGCAGGCATTGTTTCGGGTACAATAATAATATTGCTTAAGCCAGCTTTTATACTTTGTGGATTTTTAAAAATTACCGAAGAATGTATGTAACCAACAATATTGTCGATTGAATCTTTATAGATTAAAATTCTGGAGTATCCGGTTTCTATAAAACGTTGAGTCAGGGTCAAAATATCGCCATTAATTTCCATTGCCTCAATTTCATTTCGGGGCACTATGCATTCGCGCAATTTTACTTTCGAAAAATCGAGCGCATTTCTAAATATTTTGATATCATGCATCTCGTCTTCAGATATGGTTTGGGCATCATGGCCTTCCTGCACCAAATGATCCAGATCGACTTTCCCAAAAGCCTGCGTTTCTTCTTCTTCAGTAATATTGGTTTTAAAAATTTTACGAATAATGTTCTTTGATAAGAATATTGTGAACGATGTTATCGGATAGAATACAATGTAAAAAAACATTACCGGAAGGGCAAACAGGTTTAAAGCCATGTTTGGATTGATCCTAAAAAGAGTTTTGGGTATAAATTCTGCAGTAACCAGAATTAATATTGTTGAAAGAAATGTTTGAACAGCTAATATGACTGATTCTGAATCAATCCATATGGCAATAGAAGGCTCCAATAACTTAGCCATAAGAATACCATATATTACAAGGGCGATGTTGTTACCAACAAGCATGGTACTGATATAATATCCTGGATTTTGTGAAAAAATAGAAATCACCTTAGCCGAAACGGTATTTTTGTTTCGGTCAAGTTCCATTCGCAACTTGTTTGCAGCAATAAAAGCAATTTCCATTCCTGAAAAAAATGCAGATAAGGCCAACATGATAAAAATGATGATCAGCTCGTTCATTTACTTCCGGGCTTTGTTTTTCTCTTGTAATTTCCGCATGTATCTTCTCCATACATACATCAAACCAGCAATGCCGGCGATAACATAAAGCATAATACTTTCAGCAAATCCGTAATCTATCGTTTTGTGTATTGCTGCAACCAAGCCAACAATCATAACGATTAACCAGATTATTTCTAAAATAAAAGGGAGTTTTTGTTTCATGTGTTAAATGATTTTAGATGCAATATAATACGATTTTATTCTTATTGTTCTGTTTCATCATTTAAATATACTTCACCAGTAACTTTTTTGAGGGTAATCTTATCCATTTTATCATCAGAAGAAAATCCTATTCCTTCCAAAACCTGACCATCATCCGTGGTAATTCTAACATATTGGTCAGAATAAATAATTCCTTTACCTTGATCCCAATACATTAATTCGGTGTTTATGGTTTTTCCGTCATCACTAATGGCAATAACTTTATTTCTTAGTTCCCACAATTGCTCAGAGGTAAAATGTTTGGCATAATTTGCTTCAATTTGTCCGGCAATAGTTTCATCATCATCATAGGAAGTAATTTTCCCTCCTTTTGGGAAATCCTGATACTCTGTATCTTCGGTTTTCACCTCAATAAATTCAACCGCGAATGCACGATGTTTAATTCGTGTTGAATCAGTGAAAATAAATTCAACATCTTTGCCCGAACGCTCCGGGGCTTTTTCGTTACTTGTAATACTTTGTACTTCTTTAATACTGTTTTCACAAGACAAAAGCATTGTAATCCCGGAAAGGATCACAATGCTTTTGATAATATTGTTGATATTTTTCAATGTTTTATTCTGTTAATCTTGCTTTGGTTGATTCGTTAATCCAATCTCCAACTTTATAAGTATCTCCTTCTTTAATTCCTTCAAAGAAAGCTTCCTCTTTGCGAGGGAAATACTTCGAGTAAGTAGAAATTAATTCACGGGCTTCTTCTGAACAATCAGGATCTAAAGCCTTGGCTTTTATGAATTTATCAACAGCTACCCAATAAACAGCTTGTTTTTCAAGCGGACTTGATCCGTAATTTTTGCTGTAAGCAGCATAAGCTTTTCCAATCAACAAATAAGGTTGTCCCCAATTAGCTCTAAAACCGGCAGCCTTTAATGCGTTAGATTTGGCATCACTATATTTACCTTGCATTAAAAGAATTGTAGCTAATTTGAAATGAAGGTCAGCTTTAACATCAGCATCTGCTTCCAATTCTATAGACTTAACCAAGTACTCTTTACTTTTGTCAAATTCTTTTTTCTTGATAAACATCTTGGCCAAGTTGTGTGCAGCATCAGCATTTGGATCCAATTCGTATTTTCTTTCCGCAACTTCGGCATACAAAGCTCCATCTTCACATTCCTGACGATTTAGCATTCTTAAGATCTTATTGATCAGAACCAGATCATCATGGTTTGCATGAAATTTAGGTGTAAATATATTGCTCAAAGTCTCACAATCAGCAACTCCTGCAGCAAAGAAAATTTGTTCTACATTCAATCTCGCGTTGTTGATATTGTCTTTTTTAGCTGGATCACTTTCAGCATCCATTTGCTTCTTAGCCATGTCCATAAAAAGAAGGTAATTGTCGATCACCTCTTCTGCTTCGATTTGATTGTTTTGAACCAAAACTTTTGAAGCTTCCATTGTGTTGGCAATAACTTTTGCTTCAGCATTCAGTCCTTGCATTTCAATGGACTTTTTCATAATGGCATAGGCTTCTTTTACAGAAGGGATATCTTTTCCCCGGTATTGGAATAAATCACCACCTTTACGTCCAAGAATCCAACCAGTAGGATATTTACGATCCTTACCAAAATATTTAATTCGGTTATCGTAAACCATCATCAAGGTGTCTACATATTTGTCATTCTTAGTTGCGCGGTATAATCCTTCCATTATTTTCACACCATTAATATAAGTGGATTTTTGGTAGGCAGGTGCATTTTTATAAACGTATCTCCATCCAGTAAGTGCTTCTTTGTAATTTCCCTGTTTTACCATCTCGATGTAAAGGGATGCATTCAAAATTGTTTTAGCACTATCCAACCCATATTTTGATTCCAAAGTCTGTGCTTCTGCTTTAAACAGACCCGAAAACAAAAGAACTATTGTTACGATTAAAAGTCTTGTCTTCATATTACTATTTTTTTTATAATCAAGTTACTTTTTATTTCAAAACCACAAATGACATTTAGATTTGCCTGTAAAATCCCAGTATTTTAAAACAGGGTCTAAATATAACGAAAGTTTTAGTTTTGACAGAACTAAAACTGCAAAACTCATACCAAAAATTAGTACAAGCTTCGAAATTGGTTGGAACATCTATATTTGAGAGCCCTCTGCAAAACTATAAATAAAATATAAAGCTGCAAAAAATACTTCTTATTAAGAGTGAATCAATAAATTAAATTCCAATATCTTATTCAAACCTTCCAAAACGATTTCTGGATGATAAGCAACTTTGTTGTCTAAGGATTTATTTAAAAAATGAGCATCTCCTCCGGTAATTACCACACGCAATTCCGGATGTATTGCTTTTAATTTAGTAATGTATGCATCTATTTCGAAGATCAGACCATTTTGAACGCCTGATACGATTGCATCATTGGTGTTTTTACCAATTAAATTAAAGTCCTCATTCCTTGACAGCTCGGGTAGGTTTTGAGTGAATTTGTGTAAAGCTTTAAACCGCATTTTTAAACCGGGAGATATACAGCCACCTACATATTGGGCTTTAGCATTAACAAAATCAAATGTGATAGCGGTTCCGGCATCAATTACCAGAATATTTTTTCCTTTATGCAAACCATGCGCTCCTGCGCAAGCGGCTAACCGATCGTAGCCGAGTGTGCTTTTCGATTCATATAAGTTTTCTAAAGGCGTGTCTATTTCGGAATTAAAAAACAGAACTACTTTGCAGGTTAATTTTAATTTGGAGATTAATTCTTCAGGATATTTTCTCACAGAAGAAATAATAACATACGGTGCACTTTCACATTTCGATAAAAGGCCGGAAACAAATTCAATTTCCCCTAAGGTTGAGTTTTCAAGCTTTACTAATTGATTGTTTTCAAAGAAGCCTGCTTTTATTTGTGTGTTTCCTATGTCTACAATTAAATTCAAAAGAGCTGGAATGATGGTAAATTATTATAAATGTCTTGTAAAATCGCATAAAATTAGTAAACTTTAGGCATATTAATCTAGTGACACTTAGGTTTTTTATAATCGTTTTAAATTAGGTAGTTTTTAATAGTAATTAGAAAATATAATTTAAATGATTGCTTATCCTTTTTTTAGATTAAAATCGATTACATATTCAATTTTAGATTGATGAAGAAAAAAATTTTAATTGTAGAAGATGACAGTTTAATATCGACCATCTTTCGGATGTTTTTAAAAGAACTGGGTTACGATCTTATCGGAATTGTAGAAGATGGAAAAGAGGCTATTCGTTTGTGTGAAACAATGAAGCCGGATATTATTCTGATGGATGTTCACTTGGGCGGAGGTCTGGATGGAATTCAAACTACAGAATTGATTAAAACCAAATTTGACATTCCGGTTATCTTTCTTTCCAGCGATACCGAGGAAAGCACAATTCAGAGAGTTATTAATATTCATTCCTATGGGTATCTGGTGAAACCAATTGATAAGAAGGAACTTGGTATTTCAATAGAATTGGCTTTTTATAAACATCAATTTGATTTGGATCAAAAAATGCGCGAACAGCGTTTTCGAAATTTCATTACCGATTCCCCCGAAGCCATTATTGTAATCAATGAAAATGGTTTGATTGAATATCTAAACTGTTTGGGATTAAAACTATTCAAAACAGCATATATCGAAGATTTAATGGGCTTGCCCTTATTGTCCTTTGTTGATGATGATTACTCGGCAATTTTTAAAGAGAGATTGGAAAATTCGTTGACTATGGAAACAGGAATTTCTTATACTCATCTGAAATTAAAAACCATACATGGCGAATTTATTGATGTCGGTTTAACCGGAGCTCAAATTGAATTCAACGGGAAGAGAAATTTACAATTAATTGTTCGTGATATTACGCAAGAGTTTGCTTATCGGCAGTTGTTAGCTGAAAAAGCGAATATCATTAATAATTTTGTTGATGGTGTTGTGACTTTCGATCTTGAGGGAAAAGTGAAATCGTGGAATCGTGCATGTGAACGGATTTTTGGTGTTTCCGAAGCCAATACCATTGGTAAATCCTACTGTAGTTTGTTTCTTTACGAGGAACAAAAATCGTTTATCGAAGATATTTTAATTCCGGTAGAGGAGAATGGAAAATATGAAGCGAATTTTACTTTGGAGATAAATGATAAAAGGCAGGACGTTAAACTGATTGCTAATTTGCTTCGAAACGAAAAAGGAGAGGAGACCGGTGTGGTTTGCTACATTCGGGATCATTCGTGTTCTTAAAAAAGAAACTCCGATCAAATTTATTGATCGGAGTATTTGTATTATATCTCATTCATTAGAGCCAGTATTTCGCTGGCTTTTTTAATGTTCTTAATTTTTTCGAAACTAAGACTTAGTCTGTTTTTTGCTTCTTTCATTTTGCAGGGAACAACTTGTGTCTGCAGAAATTGCAGGACTTTACTAAACTGCGCTGATTTATAGAAAGCTGAATCCTGATCGGAAATAAAATACAGAACCAGTTTTCCCTTTTTAAGAATGATTTTTTCGATTCCTAAATCCAAAGAAATCCAACGCAAACGAACAACATCTAACAGTTCAAGACATGGTTCGGGTAAGTCTCCAAACCGATCTTTTAGTTGAGATTCAAATGTTTTTATTTCTTCTTCGGTCTGAATGTTATCCAATTCGCGGTACAAACGAATTCGTTCTGAAATGCTTTCAACATATTTCTCAGGAAATAGAATTTCCAAATCGGTATCTATTTGGCATTCGCTTATAAATCGGAGAACATTTTTTCCTTCTTCTTTCTTTTCATCTTCGAAAACATCTTTGAATTCATTCTCCTTCAATTCCAGAAGTGCTTCATTCAGAATTTTGTGATAAGTCTCGTAACCAATATCAGCAATAAAACCGCTTTGTTCGCCACCCAGTAAATTACCGGCGCCGCGAATATCCAAATCCTGCATGGCAATATTAAAACCACTTCCCAGTTCCGAGAAGTTTTCAATGGCCTGAAGTCTTTGTCTGGCTTCTTGAGTCATGGAATCATGCGGAGGAGTTAACAAATAGCAAAATGCTTTTTTGTTCGACCGGCCAACGCGGCCTCTTAACTGGTGCAGTTCGCTCAATCCAAAATTCTGTCCGTTATTAATGATGATGGTATTGGCATTCGGAATGTCCAATCCAGATTCAATTATGGTAGTTGCAATCAGAACATCAAAATCACCGCGGATAAAATCGAGCATAATTTTCTCCAGTTTAGGGCCATCCATTTGTCCGTGGGCAATCACCGTTGAAACACCGGGAACGGTCCGCTGAATCATTGCTTCAACGTCTTTGATGTTTTGAACCCTGTTGTGAATAAAGAAAACCTGTCCGTTTCGTTCCACTTCGTAAGTAATTGCTTCCCGAATGATGTCTTCGTTAAAATTGTGAATTTCGGTTACAATCGGATAACGGTTTGGTGGCGGCGTATTGATGATGGACAAATCTCTCGCACCCAGCAATGAAAATTGTAATGTTCTTGGAATTGGAGTAGCAGTTAATGTTAAGGTATCAACATTTACCTTAAATTGTTTCAGTTTCTCTTTTACCGATACACCAAATTTCTGCTCTTCGTCAATGATGAGTAAACCCAAATCTTTAAACTCAACATCTTTTCCTATGATCCGGTGTGTCCCGATTATAATATCAGTTTGTCCGGCTTTTAAATTTTTCAGAATCTGTTTCTGATCTTTCGAGGTTCTCATTCGACTGATATAATCTACCGTGCAGGGAAAATTTTTCAATCGATCGTTAAAAGTTTTGAAATGCTGAAAGGCCAGAATTGTGGTCGGAACCAGAATAGCGACCTGTTTGTTATCGGCAACAGCCTTAAAAGCGGCACGAATGGCAATTTCGGTTTTTCCGAAACCAACATCACCACATACCAACCTGTCCATTGGGTAAGGCGATTCCATTCCTTCTTTGGTTGCTATGGTAGCTTTCACCTGGTCGGGAGTATCTTCATAAATGAACGAAGCTTCCAATTCTTGTTGCATGTAGGTGTCGGGACTGAACGAAAAGCCTTTTTCTGATTTTCGTTTGGCATAAAGAGCAATCAAATCCTTGGCAATGTCTTTTACTTTGCCTTTGGTTTTTTCCTTTAGCTTTTGCCATGTGCCGTTACCCAGTTTGTATATTTTAGGAGCAGATCCGTCTTTGCCTTTGTATTTTGAAATTTTATGAAGCGAGTGCAAACTCACATACAGAATGTCGTTGTCTTTGTAAACCAGGCGAATTACTTCCTGTGGTTTGCCGTTCGTATCGATTAGCTGCAAACCTCCGAAACGACCAATTCCATGATCGGAATGAACGATGTAATCACCTGGGTGAAGGCGGTTAATCTCTTTAAGAGTTACCACTTCCTTGGCTTTGTGAACCGTTGAGTTCTTAAGCTGGAACTTGTGGTAACGATCGAAAATCTGATGATCGGTGAAAATGGATATTCTCAGGTCTTTATCCGAAAACCCCTCGTGAAGCGTGTGGTTTACATCCTGAAACTCAACTTCAATTCCCTGATCTTCAAAAATATTGTGGATTCGTTCAATCTGTTTTGGATTGTCGGAAAGAATGTAATTCGATTCTGCTTTGGCATTGTTATTTAGCAAATGCTGGCCAAGTAATTCGAAATTTTTGTTGAATGCTGGCTGCGGATTTTGATTGAAATGAAGCTCTTCCTGAGCCACCAAAAAGAATTTTTGTCCGAATTCCAATGTCGAAAAATCACTTAACTGATTCAAAAATTCTTTGCTGTTTATCAGATAATCTTTAGTAGCTACCGAATCTTCACCCATTTGCATAAAAGGAACCTTTTCGATGGTGCTTTCATATATAGATTGGATCCGGTCACAGGAAAACTGTAAATTCCTGCACCAAAAAACGGCATTGCCGGGTACAAAAGAAAGAAAGGATATCCGGGAATCCTTCAGCAGACTTTCCTGAATGTTGGGAATGATATCAACAGAGTTTAGTTTTTCTATGGATAGTTGATTTTCCACATTAAACATTCGGATGGAGTCGACTTCTTCGCCAAAAAAATCGATTCGGAATGGATGCTCATCCGAAAAGGAAAAAATATCAATAATGCTTCCGCGGATGGAATACTGACCGGGTTCTACTACAAAATCGGCTCGTTCAAATTCATAATCGACCAAAACCTCTTCCACAAATTCGGGGGATAATTTTTCTCCCACCTTAATTGTCAAGGTGTTTTCTTCCAGTTGTGCTTTACTAATCACCTTTTCGACTATGGCTTCGGGAAAAGTGATAATGAACGTAGGATGCTTGTCGGAATTTAAACGGTTCAGACATTCGGCACGAAGAATAATGTTCGAACTGTCAGTTTTCTCATATTGAACGGAACGTTTGAAGGAAGATGGGAAGAACAAAACGGTATCTTCATCAAGCAGATTGCACAGATCATTGTAAAAATAGGCGGCCTCCTCCTTATCGTTAAACAGTAAGATGTGAGGGTGCTTGCCTGGTGTAATAGCGGCAAGCAACAAGGGAAGCGAAGAACCAACCAAACCTTTTAGGTGAAGCTGAAACTTTGACTGTTGTTCCAGGTATTTTTCAATGCTGTATCGGGCAGGATGCTCCGAGAAAATTTGTATAAGTTGTTTTAGTTCCAAACCCTTGTCCTTTTATTATTTGATTCGCAAATTTAGGGAAAATATTTTAGGGACAAGTTAAAAGTGCCAAGAACCAAGTAACAAGTGGAAAGAACCAAGTATAAAGTAGGCAAAAGGAAATGTCGTTGGTTTGATAGGATGCACATTTGTTGCTTTTAAGTAAAAAAAATAAAGGGATATGAAATTTCATTCGTCAGTACTATTTGTAAAGGATATCGAAAGATCAAAAGATTTCTACATTCGTGTACTTAATCAGGAAATAGAACATGATTTTGGAAAGAATGTGATATTTAAGAGTGGTTTAACGATTTGGGAACCGGCACCAAATCATATTATTGAGAAAGAGTTGAACACAAAAGGTGATTTGAATCGATTCGAATTGTATTTTGAAACGGAGTTGCTTGAAGAGTTTTGTGA is a genomic window containing:
- the mfd gene encoding transcription-repair coupling factor, with the translated sequence MELKQLIQIFSEHPARYSIEKYLEQQSKFQLHLKGLVGSSLPLLLAAITPGKHPHILLFNDKEEAAYFYNDLCNLLDEDTVLFFPSSFKRSVQYEKTDSSNIILRAECLNRLNSDKHPTFIITFPEAIVEKVISKAQLEENTLTIKVGEKLSPEFVEEVLVDYEFERADFVVEPGQYSIRGSIIDIFSFSDEHPFRIDFFGEEVDSIRMFNVENQLSIEKLNSVDIIPNIQESLLKDSRISFLSFVPGNAVFWCRNLQFSCDRIQSIYESTIEKVPFMQMGEDSVATKDYLINSKEFLNQLSDFSTLEFGQKFFLVAQEELHFNQNPQPAFNKNFELLGQHLLNNNAKAESNYILSDNPKQIERIHNIFEDQGIEVEFQDVNHTLHEGFSDKDLRISIFTDHQIFDRYHKFQLKNSTVHKAKEVVTLKEINRLHPGDYIVHSDHGIGRFGGLQLIDTNGKPQEVIRLVYKDNDILYVSLHSLHKISKYKGKDGSAPKIYKLGNGTWQKLKEKTKGKVKDIAKDLIALYAKRKSEKGFSFSPDTYMQQELEASFIYEDTPDQVKATIATKEGMESPYPMDRLVCGDVGFGKTEIAIRAAFKAVADNKQVAILVPTTILAFQHFKTFNDRLKNFPCTVDYISRMRTSKDQKQILKNLKAGQTDIIIGTHRIIGKDVEFKDLGLLIIDEEQKFGVSVKEKLKQFKVNVDTLTLTATPIPRTLQFSLLGARDLSIINTPPPNRYPIVTEIHNFNEDIIREAITYEVERNGQVFFIHNRVQNIKDVEAMIQRTVPGVSTVIAHGQMDGPKLEKIMLDFIRGDFDVLIATTIIESGLDIPNANTIIINNGQNFGLSELHQLRGRVGRSNKKAFCYLLTPPHDSMTQEARQRLQAIENFSELGSGFNIAMQDLDIRGAGNLLGGEQSGFIADIGYETYHKILNEALLELKENEFKDVFEDEKKEEGKNVLRFISECQIDTDLEILFPEKYVESISERIRLYRELDNIQTEEEIKTFESQLKDRFGDLPEPCLELLDVVRLRWISLDLGIEKIILKKGKLVLYFISDQDSAFYKSAQFSKVLQFLQTQVVPCKMKEAKNRLSLSFEKIKNIKKASEILALMNEI
- a CDS encoding type III pantothenate kinase, which encodes MNLIVDIGNTQIKAGFFENNQLVKLENSTLGEIEFVSGLLSKCESAPYVIISSVRKYPEELISKLKLTCKVVLFFNSEIDTPLENLYESKSTLGYDRLAACAGAHGLHKGKNILVIDAGTAITFDFVNAKAQYVGGCISPGLKMRFKALHKFTQNLPELSRNEDFNLIGKNTNDAIVSGVQNGLIFEIDAYITKLKAIHPELRVVITGGDAHFLNKSLDNKVAYHPEIVLEGLNKILEFNLLIHS
- a CDS encoding hemolysin family protein, giving the protein MNELIIIFIMLALSAFFSGMEIAFIAANKLRMELDRNKNTVSAKVISIFSQNPGYYISTMLVGNNIALVIYGILMAKLLEPSIAIWIDSESVILAVQTFLSTILILVTAEFIPKTLFRINPNMALNLFALPVMFFYIVFYPITSFTIFLSKNIIRKIFKTNITEEEETQAFGKVDLDHLVQEGHDAQTISEDEMHDIKIFRNALDFSKVKLRECIVPRNEIEAMEINGDILTLTQRFIETGYSRILIYKDSIDNIVGYIHSSVIFKNPQSIKAGLSNIIIVPETMPAHKLLNLFTREHKSVAVVVDEFGGTAGMVTIEDIMEEIFGEIEDEHDDVDLEEQKISDKEYIFAGRLEIDYLNDKYELNLPVSEDFETLNGFLIFTHESIPAYNETIRIENFSFKILEVSNTRVIKIRLTIL
- a CDS encoding VOC family protein, whose translation is MKFHSSVLFVKDIERSKDFYIRVLNQEIEHDFGKNVIFKSGLTIWEPAPNHIIEKELNTKGDLNRFELYFETELLEEFCERLKMKKTVFLHEIHKESWGQRSIRFFDPDNHLIEVGEPMEVFVMNMKNEGLSIKQIARKSGIPPETVETIILRLKK
- a CDS encoding SurA N-terminal domain-containing protein, yielding MATLQKIRNRGVFIGIIIGGALLAFIAGDALKSGGSLLANSRNEMAEIAGESVNIRDFQNRFNHSLEINKLMSGQNSIPSEQIERLREQVWQQMVQEFVMNREYDELGISISSEELFDMVQGRNIDPAIRQLFQNENGLVDKDQVVATLKQLIAAPNGTPQKAYWLNIEESIITQRNLAKYNTLVQKGLYMPNVLVKDMAMKGSKKVDFNYIVKSYNLIPDSTINVSESEIRDYYSKHEDLFKQTESRKIEYVSFDVEPSTEDYKATEKWVTDLKEDFTNENNNVQFVELNGDSDFNAYFFKQDEITNADLNAFAFSANKGDVFGPYFENEMYKMAKLNEVKMLPDSVKARHILIRPVNGDFKSAEAKADSLKALLAKGAEFAVLAKENSSDQGSAVNGGDLGWFTQGKMVQPFNDAAFSSKNNEVKVVLTQFGAHVIQVTNMSKPVKKVQLAIVDRKVEASQKTIQAAYAKARTFAGNNLDKDAFEKAITAEGVSRRTANLKRETKLIPGLENSRDLVRAAYNTDDMESILLNNDNSAVFEFGNKFVVAILSDIKEEGIASIQEKVSEIKREIRKDKKAELIIDEMTKSSAGAQSLLSVAQKENLEVKTATGISFQSFQIPGAGIEPKVISTASMLEKGKISSPVKGNQGVYMLVITNENSDEVSDVTVQAFKSRLEQGYQYRTNYQAFQALKDNANVIDKRYKFY
- a CDS encoding PAS domain S-box protein is translated as MKKKILIVEDDSLISTIFRMFLKELGYDLIGIVEDGKEAIRLCETMKPDIILMDVHLGGGLDGIQTTELIKTKFDIPVIFLSSDTEESTIQRVINIHSYGYLVKPIDKKELGISIELAFYKHQFDLDQKMREQRFRNFITDSPEAIIVINENGLIEYLNCLGLKLFKTAYIEDLMGLPLLSFVDDDYSAIFKERLENSLTMETGISYTHLKLKTIHGEFIDVGLTGAQIEFNGKRNLQLIVRDITQEFAYRQLLAEKANIINNFVDGVVTFDLEGKVKSWNRACERIFGVSEANTIGKSYCSLFLYEEQKSFIEDILIPVEENGKYEANFTLEINDKRQDVKLIANLLRNEKGEETGVVCYIRDHSCS
- the lptC gene encoding LPS export ABC transporter periplasmic protein LptC: MKNINNIIKSIVILSGITMLLSCENSIKEVQSITSNEKAPERSGKDVEFIFTDSTRIKHRAFAVEFIEVKTEDTEYQDFPKGGKITSYDDDETIAGQIEANYAKHFTSEQLWELRNKVIAISDDGKTINTELMYWDQGKGIIYSDQYVRITTDDGQVLEGIGFSSDDKMDKITLKKVTGEVYLNDETEQ